In the candidate division WOR-3 bacterium genome, TTTGTCTTCAAGTATTATGGTCAAAGATTTGCGGAATCGCTTTCGGTCTGTGGCAATGGCTGGATTGCCCCAGGAAGATACACATCAGCAGTTTATACCAACCAGCCACTTCCGGACCCAACATCAAGTAATCCCCATTCTATGATTTGCGTCAATTGGGATGATTTATATCCGCCCTATGGCAATAGGATCTGGTATCTCTACGAACCCGATTCGCACAGATTCATTATTGAATGGGATTCAGTCCATTACTTCTCTCCCAATACCCAGTGGGATAAGTTTGAGATTATCGTTTATGATACGACCGTTCCTACGCCAACTGGTGATAATAAGATTGTCTTCCAGTACTATACCGCGAATAACTACACCTCCAATACCGTTGGAATTGAAAATAACACATCCACTCGTGGTATCTGTGGACTTTACAACGGCACTTACCATCGGGCACAGGCACCTTTGATTCCGGGAAGAGCAATCTCTTTTGAGACCGGCGAACCCCAGGTGGGAATCTTAGAAAAAGAGCTCTCATCTTTTGAGCCTATAAAAGGGATTCTTAAAATTTATCCCACAGTCCTGAGAGGCGACCTGAAGATTGAATACTTCCTATCCGAAAAGGAAATAAAGAAGGTAATCCTCTACGATGCGGTTGGTAAAAAGGTCAAAGAGTTTACCTTAAAGCCCGGAGTCCAGACCTTAGAAATGAAAAATCTACCTTCCGGAATCTACTTCTTGCGTCTAAAAGAGAAGGTTAAGGAGGATTACAAAATAATCATTCTAAAATAAAAAATAGGGGGGCACCATCTCAAAAAGGTGCCCCCCTAAGTTTAGATAAGGAAGGGAGGTTTAATTGGAGGTGGAGGGAAGGGGGGTAAGCGATATGAGATTTTTAATTATTTTCTTTTTTCTTTTTAATCTTTGCTGCGCCAAATTCCTTCCCACGCCAATTGAAAAAATCCTTAATGACCCACGGGGATATGAAGGAAGAGAGGTTTTAATTCGGGGAGAGGTAACCGAAGTCTTTTCCCTAATTTTCATCAAATATTTTAAAGTTAAGGATAAGACCGGTGAGATTGTTGTTCTTACCGAAAAACCATTCCCAAAAGAGGGAAATGTAGTTAAAGTAAAAGGCAAAGTAGAGACAATCCAAATCGGCAATGAGACCTACACCGTCATTAGAGAAAATAAGGAGTAAAAAGGAGATCTACTTTTTAAGAGAAAAATGAAAAAAATACTTGACTTTATTAGACCTTTAAGTATAATACCAGTTCTTTAGAAAGATAAAATAGTTATGACCGGGAAAAGGCGGCGAATTTCAGAAATTCCCCTTGACAATTCTAAAAATTTCATTAAAATACTTTATGAATATGAAAAAGTCGTGGTATTTTGGAAAGGTTATTTACCCTTGTACAACAAAAATGTGCAATAAGGATCCCTCTCCCACCTCTCTATCCCAATTTATGAGGGTGGTTAAAATATCTCTACTTTTCTTAATTCTTTCTTGTGGGAAGAAAGGGGAAAAAGTTATTGTCCCTTTCCAAGTAGTGCCCAAGCCCTTAGATGTTTTCCTTTTACTTGACCAATCAAGTAGTATGAGACAAACCGATCCAAATAATAATCGGATTGATGCTTCAAAATTTTTGGTGGAATATCTGGCGACCTATTGGGCAAAAGAACAGGACCACCGGATTGGTTTAGTAAATTTTGGGGATTTAACCCCACCAAATCCTGATGATGAGATGGTTCCTCTTGTTTCTTTAGATACCACAAAAAAGAAGGAGAGAGAAGAGTTAGTCAACAAAATAAAACCCCTGGACCTAAGGTATACAAAGTTTATTGAGGCTTTTCGAAAAGCCCGAAGGGGGTTTGAGGAAGTGGAAAAAGACAGACCGAGACAGAAAGCGATTGTCCTTCTTACGGACGGCGAGCCTGATGATTTGCGAAGATTATCACGAGAGGCCTATTTTAGTGAAATTATCAAATTCTTTAGCGACTCCCTGCAAAATTGCTACCTATGTGTCCTGGGAATAGATAAAGAAGATAAGTATTGGTCAAAGAATGATCCTTACTGGAGAAGAATTGCCAAATACACACAAAGGCTAATTTCCACAGAGGAAAAAGATTTAAAAGAGGCTTTCTGGAAAGTGATTTCAGTATTAATGGAAGGGGTAGCAGAAAAATGGGATTCAATTCCCCCCGAAGGACTAAAAATTCAATTAGACCCATATTTAGAAGTGGTCACTTTTACTATCCATCGGGAATTACCCCATGCGGAGGTTTCAATTCTTAATCCTAAAGGATTAAAAATTAAGGAAGAGCCGCCAATGATTAGTAAAACCTTAGAAAGTCCCCGAACCGTAATTTGGAAAGTGGAAGAACCAGAAGTGGGAATTTGGATTTGTCAGATTGAGAAAGGAGCGGGGAAAGTAGAAATTGGTACAATGAAGGTACCAGTTCAACCGAGACTCATTTACCCGAAAGAAGTTCACCCCCAAGGAAAGCCATTTACCATTTTAGCAAGTTTTTTACGAAGAGATGGTAAACCTATAAAAGAACACCACGCCTATAAATTAAAGATGTGGGCAGATTTACAATATCCGGGAAGTCCAATTTTTGAGCATTTAGACTTAATTGAGACACCAGAGATTGGTATTTTCTTGGCAAAGGAAACAATTAAAACTACACTGGAGGGTGAATACCAAATAATCTTAAATATGAAAGCACATAAGATAATATCGGAAACTGCTATTCCAGTTAAAGTGGTGAGAATCCCCTATATTGAGGTCTTAAAGCCCAAATACGAAGAGGTGCAACCTTGGCACAAAGATTTGATTATTGAGGTGGAGATAAGGCTTGGTGGAGAGAACTTAAACCCGACCGATTATTTTATTGATAATCCCAATGCGATTATCTTTTACCAAATTGAAGATCTTGAGAAAGGTAAAGTAATAAAATCTGGACATCTCCGATACTTAGGTGGAGAAAAAGAAGCGAGGTTTTCTGTGAATGGAGGAAAGATTAAAAAGAGTGGTAAGTATCGCCTCATTCTTAACCTCCGAAGCCGGAAGAAAGATGGGACAATTTATGAGTACACAACAAATCCTAACGGAGTAGCGGTATATAGGAAGATGGATCTCATCGATTTCCTAATTTACCGATTTTATATTTTAGGCGCGGTAATTCTTATATTACTATTCCTTTTCCACTACTTAGATATTTACATTTGGAACCGTCATAAATTTTGGATATTGAGTTGTCCGAAACTTACTGGCAGTTTAGAAATAATAAAAGAAGGGGAGCCACCAATTACCCTCACTCTCTCAGGGAAAAGGAAGGTAAGAGTAAATAGCAAGGGAAAATTGTCTTTTCTGAAAAAGGGAGGAGATTTAATATTTTTTGCCCGGCGCGAGGTAAACGAAGAGGGGCTAATTACGGAAAAGGGATGGGTTGAGAATAAAGTAACCCAAGTAACTCTGCCCTTGGAGGGGGTTGAAGAGATAGATGTTAAGAACTATAAAGTTAAGTATAACGCTTACTAATTAGGAGGGAATATGCCAATGTCAATTTTTTTGATTGGTTTGGGCGGTTTTGGGAAATGGGTGGTCACTGCTTTTAAGAACCGCCTTTTAGAAAGATACGGAAAGGTGGAAAATATTCCTTCTGAGTTTAGGTATATCGCCTTTGACCTCGTAGCC is a window encoding:
- a CDS encoding vWA domain-containing protein, yielding MVKISLLFLILSCGKKGEKVIVPFQVVPKPLDVFLLLDQSSSMRQTDPNNNRIDASKFLVEYLATYWAKEQDHRIGLVNFGDLTPPNPDDEMVPLVSLDTTKKKEREELVNKIKPLDLRYTKFIEAFRKARRGFEEVEKDRPRQKAIVLLTDGEPDDLRRLSREAYFSEIIKFFSDSLQNCYLCVLGIDKEDKYWSKNDPYWRRIAKYTQRLISTEEKDLKEAFWKVISVLMEGVAEKWDSIPPEGLKIQLDPYLEVVTFTIHRELPHAEVSILNPKGLKIKEEPPMISKTLESPRTVIWKVEEPEVGIWICQIEKGAGKVEIGTMKVPVQPRLIYPKEVHPQGKPFTILASFLRRDGKPIKEHHAYKLKMWADLQYPGSPIFEHLDLIETPEIGIFLAKETIKTTLEGEYQIILNMKAHKIISETAIPVKVVRIPYIEVLKPKYEEVQPWHKDLIIEVEIRLGGENLNPTDYFIDNPNAIIFYQIEDLEKGKVIKSGHLRYLGGEKEARFSVNGGKIKKSGKYRLILNLRSRKKDGTIYEYTTNPNGVAVYRKMDLIDFLIYRFYILGAVILILLFLFHYLDIYIWNRHKFWILSCPKLTGSLEIIKEGEPPITLTLSGKRKVRVNSKGKLSFLKKGGDLIFFARREVNEEGLITEKGWVENKVTQVTLPLEGVEEIDVKNYKVKYNAY